One window of Leptotrichia trevisanii DSM 22070 genomic DNA carries:
- a CDS encoding autotransporter-associated N-terminal domain-containing protein, with amino-acid sequence MNNNLKQAKKDLKAFAKKTKDIKYSESLLFSYLMTGMVTFSVGMNTSSDVLYEKTNKELIMSADRSRAAIKKTRKENEETLEELNLELVQLMEQGDHVVKSPWSNWQYGINFYYSEWNGVYKGRGDKQAKYYYNTLFQRPNWKVRNALDPATENNAKGAPITPGNDSLANWRSRGLMTGRAGIEKNTSVWSSVNNRDFWGFVSPLKIQEPINEVEILAHISPKEVTKQVTPLQISEPVINDVSAPVINPQVNEPSQPPKINLPKRPNLAIPGEPELNINPSINTLQVNKVGNITVNPGEVKPVDFMLSPSGLSEKYNFHRDSQNQYNINNTTVTVTKDSTYHGKDYISTWGRVKGLDGVDTSVNVNGEDTRAFMIDEGIRDDDTEIKPFRYTGTINLNKSKNVGIDVQGTHTDYSVNSAVNPGYSSVSSVANIKVINQGTIIGNSGAGIKNQVAFGFNNFDTSSNNTRTQMINDGGTITLNAPESAGIQLRPEDPESSGNSSEKQGLNMMTGENSGTITLNGSGSFGILTVKNKNLTVYETNPNSKALANSRNYSSEYKITSLEGGQIASRAQKEYMSKIENSGTITMTGDNSVGVGLLNSIQSVVVNGNVNIKSKGSVGVYTEVATRPVEAGKFDDHALENTTGGIVGTKTVEVGANVTLDNSSQGSYGLRNAASEIKFINPATGQSESHKTSGSITLKSGGKVNVGGKNNYGVVANGEKYDKYVKESAGAYPVAKNKEKGTLVNLETGEKTVGDVDVVGKVVIDEGAEVKVTGEQSIGYALLSGEGSNAGTISVEGNAKNNVNPANFEGSIGFYGKKGAFLNTGTISASGKVAHGVVVKTSDMTFNNAGKITVDSPATATGNIGIYSDGDATVNIGKGSTLEIKDNSVGLYSAVAGRFNNTFVNKGRMNVSLGKKSTFAYLDGDSTDVTVNMGSFLNNGIKGINLTAMGESSSLVYARNKAKAVLNEDFDITKGGANSTIALLGSDDSEVSVSSGKTLKTNTNVALAAVGGSTATNEGNIISTREPVAATDKGGIGIYAADNNSKAINAGNAAITMKGKEAVGMFGKNISNFENSGTITMEKEKSAGMYGEIDGTNTLNIENKKDINTKGKGSVGIFAKNGTSAASNLKVKNEGGTITLEGEESIGIYAPKSTVEKVGTVTIGDSVNKSVGVYVSKGGKVSDTSTGTINLGTSGANIAYYVKNKDTSLEGANIGTVSGYGVGVYLEGDTKVSGDTAKLTGTSPKLDFTTGSTKGNGIVGLYLKGTTDISAYSNDIKVGDTVEGANPKYAIGIYADGQGTTDSPATVYDIAANVTAGKKGVGIFVDNKSNIKYTGNMNMGEEGTGFFIAENGKVELTNNTISMNGGVVAYAAENSEFNGGTSTIEMTKSGIGVFGKKGSKVNVDSWTFNNHGNEAEEVRLEEGQSVISGDKDLKPKMVLSHVINGETYLTAGKTVKSVADGAIQPEQNIGLMAEGMKNPTAPGTLTWKNVNFEIENYGTLDLSAAKKSTGIYANSARVLNDGEIKVGENSTGIYGFYDANTRKFDGVTLNKVEVETTANSKISLNKNSVGMYLKDAEKVTNLGGSIESAAGSEKNVGIYTTNADKKLVMDSKANITLGDGSVGIYSKGKGTVAGDRNIVTNTGNITVEKKLTGSPSVGIYAENTNLENDSNVTVGEDGIAFYGKHANITAKGIANFNNKGVLAYLESSEFTSYLGNLGATQNTMLYLKDSKANLAGAGTKVDMTVADDYTGAYVEGNSEISGLKTVRLGRNSNGFYLKNAIFTMTAEEILSTRENARGILAMNTDLTNNSKISLSGNNSIGIYSNATSPKNIINNAPMTLSGSKTLGVFLKGDQTFTNNADLTLGDSANSLEPTIGVYTTEGLSTINHNSGNIEVGKKSLGIYSVNDSGVSINGGKIHVKDEAIGIYKKGGTVTVNGELAVDSHVSTVKDTEPVAVYGVNGTTVNDYASKVSIGEKSYGFILSNSDPSKVNTYTNTNAGTVSLASDSTYLYSTGRANVVNNRSINSNNADHLIGFYIKGNNSGRGNFVNNGILDFSTGKGNIGIYAPNSVAVNSGTGKIMVGATDDRDSAGNLYSDFSKVVYGIGMAADNGGSIKNDGEIRLYGNKSIGMYGSGNGTVVENNGKILLDGSRATDTNKIQGMTGVYVDNGAKFVNRGTIQTTDSYAGRDGKVNPNVSGLTGVAVMNGSTLINEASGKILIDADNSYGVIIRGKVNSDGTVNYAVIKNYGEIKVRGTGTYGISWKDVTPEQIKELENQINSKLTSDPQGQELRGSTGTDKGIGGVNIAIKDGKPVFMRNGVPVSDSEVEQISKIIGKGSNLGLSDIGFYIDTLGRTKPINIDGAVPPINSQLIIGTEYSERTNSKYWFVKDDVIKPFLNQVQGSNYKLKSIAGSLTWMATPVLDSNDQIVGVAMAKIPYTSFTTKSDNAYNFLDGLEQRYDKNTLNSREKQVFNKLNSIGKNEQVLFYQAIDEMMGHQYGNTQQRINSTGNILDKEFSYLRNEWRNPTKQNNKIKVFGSKDEYRTDTAGIIDYTSNSYGVAYVHEDEKIKLGNSSGWYTGIVTNRFKFKDIGKSIENQNMIKAGIFKTMAPANDHNGSLRWTIAGDVFAGINNMKRRYLVVDDIFEAKSDYHSYGAALKTNLSYDIRMSERTHLRPYGALKMEYGRFNDIKEDRGQVRLEVDGNNYYSIKPEVGIEFKYVQPVAEKANFSVGLAAAYENELGKVGDTNNRGRVGYTTANWFGIRGEKDDRHGNGKFDLNIGLDNTKFGITVNGGYDTKGKNARGGIGFRVIY; translated from the coding sequence ATGAATAACAATTTAAAGCAGGCTAAAAAAGATTTAAAAGCCTTTGCAAAGAAAACTAAAGATATAAAGTATTCTGAATCACTGTTGTTTTCGTATTTGATGACAGGGATGGTAACGTTTTCTGTGGGAATGAACACATCTTCTGACGTACTTTATGAAAAAACAAATAAAGAGTTAATAATGTCAGCAGACAGATCACGTGCTGCAATTAAGAAAACGAGAAAAGAAAATGAAGAAACACTGGAAGAATTGAATTTGGAACTGGTTCAGTTAATGGAGCAGGGGGATCACGTTGTAAAATCACCTTGGAGTAACTGGCAATATGGAATTAATTTTTATTATAGTGAATGGAATGGAGTTTATAAAGGGCGTGGGGATAAACAGGCAAAATACTATTATAATACGTTATTCCAAAGGCCTAATTGGAAAGTTAGAAACGCATTGGATCCAGCAACTGAAAATAATGCAAAAGGAGCTCCAATCACGCCAGGGAATGATTCTTTGGCAAATTGGAGAAGCAGAGGATTAATGACAGGAAGAGCAGGCATTGAAAAAAATACATCTGTCTGGTCTTCTGTAAATAACAGAGATTTTTGGGGATTTGTAAGTCCATTAAAAATTCAGGAACCGATAAATGAAGTGGAAATCTTGGCACATATTTCACCAAAAGAAGTAACAAAACAAGTAACCCCTCTACAAATTTCAGAACCCGTAATAAACGATGTATCAGCACCTGTAATAAATCCACAAGTGAATGAGCCATCGCAACCACCAAAAATAAATTTACCAAAAAGGCCGAATTTAGCAATTCCAGGAGAGCCTGAGTTAAACATAAATCCGAGTATTAATACGTTGCAGGTTAATAAAGTGGGAAATATAACTGTAAATCCAGGAGAAGTGAAACCAGTTGATTTTATGCTATCACCTAGTGGTTTAAGTGAGAAATATAATTTTCATAGGGATAGTCAAAATCAATATAATATAAATAATACCACAGTAACTGTAACTAAAGATTCTACATATCATGGAAAAGATTATATTTCAACTTGGGGGAGAGTAAAAGGTTTGGATGGTGTAGATACAAGTGTAAATGTAAATGGAGAAGATACTAGAGCTTTTATGATAGATGAAGGGATTAGAGATGATGATACTGAAATAAAACCATTTAGATATACAGGAACTATAAACTTAAATAAATCTAAAAATGTGGGAATAGATGTACAAGGTACACATACAGATTATAGTGTAAACAGTGCTGTAAATCCTGGATATAGCTCTGTATCAAGTGTAGCAAATATAAAAGTTATTAACCAAGGAACTATAATAGGAAATAGCGGTGCTGGAATAAAAAATCAAGTTGCATTTGGATTTAATAATTTTGATACTTCCAGTAATAATACAAGAACGCAAATGATAAACGATGGAGGAACTATCACACTAAATGCTCCTGAAAGTGCAGGTATTCAATTACGTCCTGAAGATCCAGAATCATCAGGTAATTCAAGTGAAAAACAAGGATTAAATATGATGACTGGAGAAAATAGTGGAACAATTACTTTAAATGGTTCTGGAAGTTTTGGAATTTTAACAGTTAAAAATAAAAATTTAACAGTATATGAAACAAATCCTAACTCTAAAGCCTTAGCTAATTCAAGAAATTACAGCAGTGAGTATAAAATAACTTCATTAGAAGGTGGACAGATTGCAAGTAGGGCTCAAAAAGAATATATGAGCAAAATAGAAAATAGTGGAACCATAACTATGACTGGAGATAATTCAGTTGGTGTCGGATTACTTAATTCTATTCAATCTGTTGTAGTTAATGGAAATGTAAATATTAAAAGTAAAGGTTCGGTTGGGGTTTATACGGAAGTTGCTACAAGGCCTGTGGAGGCTGGAAAATTTGATGATCACGCTTTAGAAAATACAACTGGAGGTATAGTTGGAACTAAAACAGTTGAAGTGGGAGCAAATGTAACGTTGGATAACTCTTCACAAGGAAGCTATGGATTAAGAAATGCAGCAAGTGAAATAAAATTTATAAATCCAGCAACTGGACAAAGCGAATCTCATAAAACAAGTGGTAGTATTACTTTAAAAAGTGGTGGAAAAGTAAATGTTGGTGGAAAGAACAATTACGGAGTTGTTGCTAATGGTGAAAAATATGATAAATATGTAAAGGAAAGTGCAGGAGCTTATCCGGTAGCAAAAAATAAAGAAAAAGGAACACTTGTAAATCTTGAAACTGGAGAAAAAACTGTAGGTGATGTAGATGTAGTTGGAAAAGTAGTAATTGATGAAGGGGCAGAAGTTAAAGTTACAGGTGAGCAGTCGATTGGGTATGCGTTGTTATCTGGGGAAGGTAGCAATGCAGGAACTATTTCAGTAGAAGGAAATGCAAAAAATAATGTAAATCCTGCAAATTTTGAGGGAAGTATTGGATTTTATGGAAAAAAAGGGGCTTTCTTGAATACTGGAACTATTTCTGCCAGTGGGAAAGTGGCTCATGGTGTTGTAGTAAAAACATCGGATATGACATTTAATAATGCTGGGAAAATTACAGTAGATTCTCCTGCTACAGCAACAGGAAATATTGGGATATATTCAGATGGTGATGCCACTGTAAATATTGGAAAAGGTTCTACTTTGGAAATAAAGGATAATTCAGTTGGTTTGTATTCTGCGGTTGCTGGTAGATTTAATAATACATTTGTAAATAAAGGGCGAATGAATGTAAGTTTAGGTAAAAAATCAACATTTGCGTATTTAGATGGTGATTCAACTGATGTTACAGTTAATATGGGAAGTTTCCTTAATAATGGAATAAAAGGAATAAATTTGACTGCAATGGGGGAAAGTTCGAGCTTAGTTTATGCTAGAAACAAAGCAAAAGCTGTATTGAATGAAGATTTTGACATTACAAAAGGTGGTGCGAATTCTACGATTGCATTATTAGGTTCTGATGATTCGGAAGTAAGTGTTTCGAGCGGGAAAACATTGAAAACGAATACAAATGTAGCTTTGGCGGCTGTTGGAGGTTCAACTGCAACAAATGAGGGAAATATTATATCAACTAGAGAACCAGTGGCTGCAACGGATAAAGGCGGAATTGGAATATATGCGGCTGATAACAATAGTAAGGCGATTAATGCAGGAAATGCAGCTATTACAATGAAAGGTAAAGAAGCTGTTGGAATGTTTGGAAAAAATATTTCTAATTTTGAAAATAGCGGTACTATTACAATGGAAAAAGAAAAATCGGCTGGAATGTATGGGGAAATTGATGGAACAAATACTTTGAACATTGAAAATAAAAAAGATATTAATACAAAAGGAAAAGGTTCAGTTGGAATTTTTGCTAAAAACGGAACATCAGCAGCTAGTAACTTGAAAGTTAAAAATGAAGGTGGAACGATAACATTGGAAGGAGAAGAATCGATTGGGATTTATGCTCCAAAATCGACTGTTGAAAAAGTAGGAACTGTTACAATTGGGGATTCTGTGAATAAATCTGTCGGTGTTTATGTTTCAAAAGGTGGAAAAGTGAGCGATACTTCTACTGGAACGATTAATTTGGGGACATCGGGAGCTAATATTGCTTATTATGTTAAAAATAAGGATACTTCTCTGGAAGGAGCCAATATTGGAACTGTATCAGGTTATGGAGTTGGAGTATATCTGGAAGGAGATACAAAAGTTTCTGGAGATACTGCAAAATTGACTGGAACTTCACCTAAACTTGATTTTACAACTGGAAGTACAAAAGGAAACGGTATAGTTGGACTTTATTTAAAAGGTACGACTGATATTTCAGCATACAGTAATGATATTAAAGTCGGAGATACAGTAGAGGGAGCAAATCCTAAATATGCAATAGGAATTTATGCTGATGGACAAGGTACAACAGATTCACCTGCAACAGTATACGACATTGCTGCAAATGTTACTGCCGGTAAAAAGGGAGTTGGAATTTTTGTAGATAACAAAAGTAATATAAAATATACTGGTAATATGAACATGGGCGAAGAAGGTACAGGATTTTTCATTGCTGAAAATGGAAAAGTGGAATTGACAAATAATACTATTTCCATGAATGGTGGAGTTGTTGCCTATGCTGCTGAAAATTCTGAATTTAATGGAGGAACATCTACTATTGAAATGACTAAATCAGGAATTGGGGTATTTGGTAAAAAAGGTTCCAAAGTTAATGTGGATAGCTGGACTTTTAACAATCACGGAAATGAAGCCGAAGAAGTGAGATTGGAAGAAGGACAGTCTGTAATTTCTGGTGATAAGGATTTAAAACCTAAAATGGTGTTAAGTCATGTAATAAATGGAGAAACTTATTTAACGGCTGGAAAAACTGTAAAATCAGTAGCGGATGGTGCAATTCAGCCTGAACAGAATATTGGACTTATGGCAGAAGGGATGAAAAATCCAACAGCTCCAGGCACACTTACTTGGAAGAATGTTAATTTTGAAATAGAAAATTATGGAACACTTGATTTATCGGCAGCAAAAAAATCAACTGGAATTTATGCAAACTCGGCAAGAGTTCTGAATGATGGAGAAATTAAAGTTGGGGAAAATTCAACTGGAATTTATGGATTCTATGATGCAAATACGAGAAAATTTGATGGAGTTACTTTGAATAAAGTGGAAGTGGAAACAACTGCCAACTCAAAAATAAGTTTGAATAAAAATTCAGTTGGAATGTATCTTAAAGATGCTGAAAAAGTTACTAATCTTGGTGGAAGCATCGAAAGTGCCGCTGGTTCAGAAAAAAATGTTGGTATTTATACAACAAATGCTGATAAGAAGTTAGTAATGGATAGCAAGGCGAATATCACATTGGGAGATGGCTCGGTTGGAATTTACAGCAAAGGTAAGGGGACTGTGGCAGGTGATAGAAACATAGTAACAAATACAGGAAATATAACTGTCGAGAAAAAATTAACCGGTTCTCCATCAGTTGGAATTTACGCAGAAAATACAAACTTGGAAAATGATTCAAACGTTACTGTCGGAGAAGACGGAATCGCATTTTATGGTAAGCATGCCAATATTACTGCAAAAGGGATTGCTAATTTCAATAATAAGGGAGTATTGGCTTATCTGGAAAGTTCTGAATTTACTTCATATTTAGGAAATTTAGGTGCTACTCAAAATACGATGCTTTATTTGAAGGACAGTAAGGCTAATCTGGCTGGAGCAGGAACGAAAGTGGATATGACTGTGGCAGATGACTATACTGGAGCATATGTTGAAGGGAATTCTGAAATAAGTGGATTAAAGACAGTTCGTCTAGGTAGAAATTCCAATGGATTCTATTTGAAAAATGCTATTTTTACAATGACGGCTGAGGAAATTTTAAGCACAAGGGAAAATGCAAGAGGAATTTTGGCTATGAATACAGATTTAACAAATAATAGTAAAATTTCTTTAAGCGGAAATAATTCTATCGGAATTTATTCTAATGCAACATCACCCAAAAATATAATTAATAATGCACCTATGACATTATCAGGATCAAAAACTCTAGGAGTATTTTTAAAAGGAGATCAGACATTTACGAATAACGCCGATTTAACATTGGGAGATTCTGCAAATTCACTTGAGCCAACAATTGGAGTTTATACGACTGAAGGGCTTTCTACAATCAATCATAACAGCGGAAATATTGAAGTTGGGAAAAAATCGCTTGGAATATACTCGGTAAATGATTCAGGCGTGTCTATAAATGGTGGAAAAATTCATGTAAAAGATGAAGCAATTGGAATTTATAAAAAAGGTGGAACGGTAACAGTCAATGGTGAACTTGCTGTGGATAGCCACGTTTCAACAGTTAAAGATACAGAGCCGGTAGCGGTATACGGAGTTAATGGGACAACTGTAAATGATTATGCTTCAAAAGTTTCAATTGGAGAAAAATCATATGGATTTATTTTAAGTAACAGTGATCCATCAAAAGTAAATACGTACACTAATACAAATGCCGGTACAGTAAGTCTTGCCAGCGACAGCACATATTTATATTCGACAGGAAGGGCAAATGTTGTTAATAACCGTAGCATTAATTCAAATAATGCCGATCATTTAATAGGATTTTACATAAAAGGCAATAACAGCGGAAGAGGAAATTTTGTAAATAATGGAATACTTGATTTTTCAACTGGAAAGGGGAACATTGGAATTTATGCACCTAATTCAGTGGCAGTAAACTCAGGTACTGGAAAAATTATGGTAGGAGCAACAGATGATAGAGATTCTGCCGGAAATCTATATTCTGATTTTTCAAAAGTTGTTTATGGAATTGGAATGGCTGCTGATAATGGTGGAAGTATAAAAAATGATGGGGAAATAAGACTATATGGAAATAAATCCATCGGAATGTATGGTTCAGGCAATGGTACAGTTGTAGAAAATAACGGAAAAATACTGTTAGATGGAAGCCGTGCGACAGATACTAATAAAATTCAGGGAATGACAGGAGTTTATGTGGATAATGGTGCCAAATTTGTTAATAGAGGTACAATACAGACTACAGACTCTTATGCAGGAAGAGATGGTAAAGTAAATCCAAATGTCAGCGGACTTACTGGAGTAGCTGTTATGAACGGTTCTACATTGATTAATGAGGCAAGCGGAAAAATACTGATAGATGCAGATAATAGTTATGGAGTCATCATTCGTGGAAAAGTAAATTCTGATGGAACTGTAAATTATGCAGTTATTAAAAACTATGGAGAAATAAAAGTTCGTGGTACAGGAACTTATGGAATCAGCTGGAAAGATGTAACGCCAGAACAGATAAAGGAATTGGAAAATCAAATTAACAGTAAACTTACTTCGGATCCACAAGGACAGGAATTAAGAGGATCAACAGGAACAGATAAAGGTATCGGTGGAGTAAATATTGCAATAAAAGACGGAAAACCTGTGTTTATGAGAAATGGGGTTCCTGTATCGGATAGTGAAGTTGAGCAGATAAGTAAAATTATTGGAAAAGGTTCTAATTTAGGTTTATCTGATATAGGTTTCTACATAGATACTCTAGGTAGAACAAAACCAATAAATATTGATGGAGCAGTTCCTCCAATAAACAGTCAGTTAATCATAGGAACTGAATATTCTGAACGTACAAACTCAAAATATTGGTTTGTAAAAGACGATGTAATAAAGCCGTTCCTGAATCAAGTTCAAGGAAGTAATTATAAATTAAAATCTATTGCGGGTTCTTTAACTTGGATGGCAACACCAGTATTAGACTCTAATGATCAAATAGTTGGAGTAGCAATGGCAAAAATACCATATACTTCATTTACAACAAAATCTGATAATGCTTATAATTTCTTGGATGGGCTGGAACAAAGATATGATAAAAATACTCTTAATTCAAGGGAAAAACAAGTATTTAACAAGTTAAACAGCATTGGTAAAAATGAACAGGTATTATTTTATCAGGCAATTGACGAAATGATGGGACATCAATATGGAAATACTCAGCAAAGAATTAATTCAACAGGAAATATACTTGATAAGGAATTCTCATATTTAAGAAATGAATGGAGAAACCCTACTAAGCAAAACAATAAAATTAAAGTTTTTGGTTCAAAAGATGAATATAGAACTGATACAGCTGGAATCATTGATTATACAAGTAATTCCTATGGTGTGGCATATGTTCACGAAGATGAAAAAATTAAACTTGGAAATTCAAGCGGATGGTACACAGGAATTGTAACAAATAGATTCAAATTTAAAGATATTGGTAAATCAATAGAAAATCAAAATATGATAAAGGCAGGTATCTTTAAAACAATGGCACCAGCTAATGATCATAATGGTTCATTGAGATGGACAATCGCAGGAGATGTATTTGCTGGAATTAATAATATGAAACGTAGATATTTGGTGGTAGATGACATATTCGAGGCAAAATCAGATTATCATTCTTATGGAGCTGCACTAAAAACAAATTTAAGCTATGATATCAGAATGAGTGAAAGAACACACTTACGTCCTTATGGAGCATTAAAAATGGAATACGGAAGATTTAATGACATAAAAGAGGACAGAGGACAGGTAAGACTTGAAGTTGATGGAAACAACTATTATTCAATAAAACCTGAAGTTGGAATAGAATTTAAGTATGTTCAGCCAGTAGCAGAAAAGGCAAACTTCTCAGTAGGATTGGCAGCCGCTTATGAAAATGAACTAGGAAAAGTTGGAGATACTAATAACAGAGGAAGAGTGGGATATACAACAGCAAACTGGTTTGGTATAAGAGGTGAAAAAGACGATAGACATGGAAATGGTAAATTTGACTTGAATATTGGCTTAGATAATACAAAATTTGGAATAACTGTAAATGGCGGATATGACACTAAAGGTAAGAATGCAAGAGGTGGAATCGGATTTAGAGTCATTTACTAA